In Leishmania donovani BPK282A1 complete genome, chromosome 35, the following are encoded in one genomic region:
- a CDS encoding mitochondrial carrier protein, putative, whose amino-acid sequence MTKSFSPPLDGSSQSMSAKSEHLWMHGVAGMMGGSAAMMMFYPLDFLRTRMHILHQGSRAMPLRSAREILRQEGLRGMYKGIGVSVVSHSVGWGLYLVTFRSAQQRITELLDEKLEDSMIEQSGLDFMSACVAATITGTVVTPLHVIKTRRQLCDGDRLHSGVRVQPLPSGFAGVRAIARQEGWRAMFRGLWPQILLTGNTTIQVTIYEWFRRNLFTNHENPSPLQVALASGFSKAVACALFNPLEVVRTCLQDQRNHGSPEYKSMLTGLQTIWRSEGLIGMYRGLPVNVARVIPSTMMAFVLYEKCLWAIRATYQMAESLHVTGAATSSTSTAFKGGSSASNISTASGSKTGFAVGKPQFQ is encoded by the coding sequence ATGACGAAATCTTTCTCACCGCCCCTGGACGGCTCCTCGCAGAGCATGTCGGCGAAGAGTGAGCATCTGTGGATGCATGGCGTTGCAGGCATGATGGGCGGGTCAGCCGCGATGATGATGTTTTACCCGCTCGACTTCCTACGCACTCGCATGCATATCCTTCATCAGGGAAGCCGCGCGATGCCGCTTCGCTCCGCTCGTGAGATTTTGCGTCAGGAAGGTTTGCGCGGCATGTACAAGGGCATCGGTGTGTCTGTCGTTTCGCACAGCGTCGGCTGGGGACTCTACCTGGTCACCTTCCGctccgcgcagcagcgcatcacgGAGTTACTCGACGAAAAGCTGGAGGACTCCATGATTGAGCAGTCCGGTCTCGATTTCATGAGCGCGTGCGTCGCGGCCACTATCACGGGCACCGTTGTCACGCCGCTCCACGTCATCAAGACACGCCGCCAGCTGTGCGACGGCGACCGCCTTCACAGCGGCGTCCGTGTGCAACCGCTTCCGTCCGGTTTCGCTGGGGTGAGAGCGATTGCGCGGCAGGAGGGATGGAGAGCCATGTTCCGCGGACTGTGGCCTCAAATACTGCTTACCGGCAACACCACCATCCAAGTGACCATATACGAGTGGTTCCGGCGTAACCTGTTCACCAACCACGAAAAtccctcgccgctgcaggtggcACTGGCCTCCGGCTTTTCCAAGGCAGTAGCCTGTGCCCTCTTCAACCCCCTCGAGGTCGTGCGGACTTGCCTACAGGATCAACGTAACCACGGCAGTCCGGAGTACAAGAGCATGCTGACGGGCTTGCAGACTATCTGGCGCAGTGAGGGGCTCATCGGCATGTACCGCGGCCTTCCCGTGAATGTGGCACGCGTCATCCCGTCAACGATGATGGCGTTTGTGCTGTACGAGAAGTGCCTGTGGGCGATTCGCGCGACGTACCAGATGGCTGAGTCGCTGCATGTTACAGGCGCTGCAACCTCGAGCACCAGCACTGCCTTCAAAGGCGGTTCCTCTGCCAGCAATATCAGCACtgcgagcggcagcaagaCAGGTTTTGCTGTGGGAAAGCCTCAGTTTCAGTAG
- a CDS encoding 6-phosphogluconate dehydrogenase, decarboxylating, putative — MSNDLGIIGLGVMGANLALNIAEKGFKVAVFNRTSAKTASFLKEHESEKFAANLNGYETMKAFAASLKKPRRAFILVQAGAATDSTIEQLKEVLENGDIIIDTGNANFKDQDKRAAQLESQGLRFLGMGISGGEEGARKGPAFFPGGTPSVWEEVRPIVEAAAAKAEDGRPCVTFNGKGGAGSCVKMYHNAGEYAVLQIWGEAYTALLAFGFDNDQIADVFESWKADGFLKSYMLDISIAACRAREAAGNYLSEKVKDRIGSKGTGLWSAQEALEVGVPAPSLSMAVISRQMTMCKEERIANCKAFPNFPRGPSAEARDKSPNSPNAKQLYHAVSLCIIASYAQMFQCLRELDKVYGFGLNLPATIATFRAGCILQGYLLGPMTKAFEENPSLPNLMDAFTKEIVAGLDDCRQILAKLTVNTAVSLPVMMASLSYINAMYTETLPYGQLVSLQRDVFGRHGYERTDKDGRESFEWPALQ, encoded by the coding sequence ATGTCGAACGACCTCGGTATTATCGGCCTCGGTGTCATGGGCGCGAATCTCGCCCTGAACATCGCCGAGAAGGGATTCAAAGTTGCCGTCTTCAACCGCACCTCCGCGAAGACGGCGTCGTTTCTCAAGGAGCATGAGAGCGAGAAATTTGCCGCCAACCTGAATGGCTACGAGACCATGAAGGCGTTCGCTGCGTCCCTCAAgaagccgcgccgcgcgTTCATTCTCGTCCAGGCCGGCGCCGCTACGGACTCTACGATCGAGCAGCTCAAGGAAGTGCTCGAGAATGGCGACATCATAATTGACACTGGCAATGCGAACTTCAAGGACCAGGACAAGCGTGCCGCGCAGTTGGAGAGCCAGGGTCTCCGCTTCCTCGGCATGGGCATCTCCGGTGGTGAGGAGGGTGCGCGCAAGGGGCCGGCCTTCTTCCCGGGTGGCACACCAAGCGtgtgggaggaggtgcgcccGATcgtggaggcggctgcggccaAGGCTGAGGACGGTCGCCCGTGCGTGACTTTCAACGGcaagggcggcgctggaTCCTGCGTGAAGATGTATCACAACGCTGGTGAGTACGCCGTGCTGCAGATCTGGGGTGAGGCGTACACCGCCCTGCTTGCCTTCGGCTTCGACAACGATCAGATCGCCGACGTGTTCGAGTCGTGGAAGGCGGATGGCTTCCTCAAATCCTACATGCTCGACATTTCCATTGCCGCTTGCcgcgcgagagaggcagcaggCAACTATCTGTCAGAGAAGGTCAAGGACCGCATCGGCTCCAAGGGCACTGGCCTGTGGTCTGCCCAGGAGGCTCTGGAGGTTGGCGTGCCAGCGCCCTCGCTCAGCATGGCCGTCATCTCACGCCAGATGACCATGTGCAAAGAGGAGCGTATTGCGAACTGCAAGGCATTCCCCAACTTCCCTCGTGGCCCGTCTGCGGAAGCCAGGGACAAGTCCCCGAACTCCCCCAACGCGAAGCAGCTGTACCACGCCGTCAGCCTCTGCATCATCGCGAGCTACGCGCAGATGTTCCAGTGCTTGCGCGAGTTGGACAAGGTGTACGGATTTGGCCTGAACCTGCctgccaccatcgccaccttCCGCGCCGGCTGCATTCTTCAGGGCTACCTGCTGGGGCCCATGACGAAGGCCTTCGAGGAGAACCCGAGCCTGCCCAACCTGATGGACGCTTTCACCAAGGAGATAGTGGCGGGCCTTGATGACTGCCGCCAGATTCTCGCCAAGCTCACAGTGAACACGGCAGTGTCACTGCCGGTCATGATGGCCTCACTGTCCTACATCAACGCCATGTACACGGAGACTCTTCCGTACGGACAGCTGGTGTCGTTGCAGCGCGACGTCTTTGGCCGCCACGGCTACGAGCGCACGGACAAGGACGGCCGTGAGTCGTTTGAATGGCCCGCACTGCAGTAG